agactaatgaataaataaaataaaaatataaaaactaaataatatatattttaaaataaagaagtctaaattattgattttttaaaaatataaaatctaaataataattttccattTTAAAATTAACCATGTGAGGCTGCATGGTTAATTTTAAAGCATAAATCTTACACTTTTTGGCAACAAAGAAAGGCTCAACAGATCACAAATGAGTAGCCTGAACCTGAAGAAACATTGCaaacaacaattcaaagcaacttAAACATCTCCATCAACACAGATGAAAAGTTGCATCAAGAGCAAAAGCCAAAGTAATAATTACAACCACCGTTTTTTCCACCCAACAAGAACAAATAGAGCAGCAGATATCCTCCCCAAAGtgttaattaaaagagaaaaagaaagaaaggaaaggaaaactAGTACAATGGAAAGggaaaacaagaaaaaaaaaaatgacagtTGGCTCCTAATTAAAGAAGATAAGCCCCAGATCAAACAAATAATAAAGGACAAGATTAAACATGATAATTATGGGCATGAACAAAGCAATGAAATTCCTTTTACAATCCCTGCTGGAGTGATGCAGCCAACTCATCGAGAAGAATTATCATCCACATCAACTACATCTGGCTGTAGATCTTGATCTTCACGTAGGCTAGAACGACGTAGCTCCTCAATTCGACTAGTTACTTCGGACATTGATGGACGATTATCAGGGTATTGGGCTGCACAATCTATTCCAAGCTGTAAGAGCTGAACCATCTCTTCCTCGACATTTTGGTACCTGAGGAGCTCAAGATCAAACACTTCTGAAGTCCATTCCTCTCGAACTATGGACTGAACCCATCTGGGAAGGTCCACACCTTCCTCATGCAAAAGGGCATGGGTGGGGGGCTTCCCAGTCAGCAGCTCCAATAGCAATACGCCAAAGCTAAAAACGTCAGCTTTCTGGGAAACTCTGCGAGGGTCAGTCACTTCTGGTGCTCGGTAGCCAGCAACTCGGTTAGGAGTAGAGGAAGGACCAACAAGGTGAGCAAGTCCAAAGTCAGATACTCGAGCTTCATAGGATTGAGTGAGAAGGATATTGGATGATTTGATGTTTCCATGGGAGACATTGGGACCTTGAGAGTGTAGGTATTGGATACCACGGGCAGCTCCAAGGGCAATACCAGATCTAATTTCCCAGTTCAATGGAGTCCTACCAGCTCCCTTGTTTCCTGAGGTAACAGTTTAAGAGAAGAAATAATGGTGAAAATaaagttcacatagcaaaatgCACCGGCATATCTTTAggtttagaagttttacagaatCAAATATTCTTTCTTGGAGATTTTTTTTGGGTTCAAGCCTTTTCCTATCATCTAACAGAACAAAACTACAGAAATAACAGAATAAAAAAAATGTTCAACAAAACATGATTGGGTCACAGCATATGAAAATACTATAGTTGCAAATAAGATAATGTATATATCCTGACAATTAGATCAAAGCAAAAACACAACTAGATAACTCCACCTAAAGGGAACAATTGATCTCACCCTTCATAGAGTATAAGAAAATATCAAACAAGAAATGACAAATTACATGGACTTCTACTTAATTTGCAGCACCCATTCTGCAAGAAACAAGCAAATTTAAACAAACCCATGGGCAACATCTTTGAAGCTTCATTGTGGATGCCAAGGAATGCAGACATGTAGAACAAAAACCTTAAACATAATTCAAAAGAATTACAAATCCTGAATCATTCCCATCATTGTCTGGGCAGAAGGATTCAGTTAAAAAAGATCCAGCAACAAACAGAAGGAGATGAATACAGTACTTTTTTTGTCTTTTGAAAAAAAGGCTAATCATCTTCAAAGTTGATTACACAGAGATCACCACAATCATTCACCAAACTAGAAAAGCTGAATATTATATGAAACAAAAAGGCAAAAACTAAGAAATACTCACCATGCAAAAGGGCAGACAAGCTTCCCATAGGCATGTAATCATAAACAAGAAGCTTCTCATCCCTGCTATAATAGTAAGCTCTTAAGGGGACCAAACTCTCATGATCCATCGCTCCCACCATCTCAATCTTCTCCTTGAATTCTCTCTCTGAAATGGTCACATCCTTTAACCTTTTCACGGCCACCGCAGTTCCTACCTCCAACACCGCCCTATACGCAGTCCCGAATGTTCCTTTTCCCAAAACCTCCGCGGAAGCTCTCAATAAGTCTTCCAAATCGAACACCCTCGATGTTTTACCAAAAAACACCAACTTTTTGGCCCCAGCTCCGTTCACTTCGGCTCCTCCTTTTCCATTCCCCACCATTGCTGCTGCAGCAGCAGCGGCAACTGAGTATCCATTAGCATTCCCGTACCCGCTACCATTCTCCACTTCCCCAATAGGCTTCTCCCCCAGTTCTTGCTGTTTAATCGACGCAATGTCAATCGATCTTGACTTCTTGCTACCCTTCTTTCGGCACAGAAACATCAAAATCAAGACAAGCAAGAAGAATCCAACTACAGATCCAATCACAATACCAACAATGGCACCACCGGAAAGCTTCTTCTTTTTACCAGCATTGCCTGCTTCGTCAGTTGGTGTACTAGGCACCACCAAAGTACCATTTGGACCAGTAGCGCAAGAATCAAGAGGTTGACCACATAGCGAATTACCCAGAAAAGAACTAGAGTCAAAAGCCTGAAATCCTGCAGGTATAGAGCCATTCAACA
Above is a genomic segment from Hevea brasiliensis isolate MT/VB/25A 57/8 chromosome 17, ASM3005281v1, whole genome shotgun sequence containing:
- the LOC110640255 gene encoding probable inactive receptor kinase RLK902 translates to MFLKNLSFSVFFVLLFLPLSKPDLAADRAALLSIRSSVGGRTLFWNISQSTPCSWAGVLCEGNRVTVLRLPGVALSGQLPTGIFSNLTQLRTLSLRLNALTGQLPSDLAACTKLRNLFLQGNMFSGEIPEFLFTLHDIVRLNLGENNFTGALSVGFGNFTRLRTLYLENNRLSGSIPDLKFEKLEQFNVSNNLLNGSIPAGFQAFDSSSFLGNSLCGQPLDSCATGPNGTLVVPSTPTDEAGNAGKKKKLSGGAIVGIVIGSVVGFFLLVLILMFLCRKKGSKKSRSIDIASIKQQELGEKPIGEVENGSGYGNANGYSVAAAAAAAMVGNGKGGAEVNGAGAKKLVFFGKTSRVFDLEDLLRASAEVLGKGTFGTAYRAVLEVGTAVAVKRLKDVTISEREFKEKIEMVGAMDHESLVPLRAYYYSRDEKLLVYDYMPMGSLSALLHGNKGAGRTPLNWEIRSGIALGAARGIQYLHSQGPNVSHGNIKSSNILLTQSYEARVSDFGLAHLVGPSSTPNRVAGYRAPEVTDPRRVSQKADVFSFGVLLLELLTGKPPTHALLHEEGVDLPRWVQSIVREEWTSEVFDLELLRYQNVEEEMVQLLQLGIDCAAQYPDNRPSMSEVTSRIEELRRSSLREDQDLQPDVVDVDDNSSR